From one Lolium rigidum isolate FL_2022 chromosome 4, APGP_CSIRO_Lrig_0.1, whole genome shotgun sequence genomic stretch:
- the LOC124706420 gene encoding uncharacterized protein LOC124706420 produces the protein MVTVHGIANGTSDGAANRKINRLFTPSERKNPTNFMFERHVARLESRQQQQQLMQQRRCIITTFMPDCLYHFSENASPLIILHLSVPEESRSYSANQSRLLVERSTASNSMSDSGFSENTSTKTKTDARHTTRRKSKKKNKKRRQHFRKPTDGSEITFAESNSSTQSVDMIDSCEGSTLSPKHVGDILFEETFSPSSSVKEASEKAPDSENDNEYNGFSVASVSSASYYDETELSRPTTSCLELFGQCNRYLDNIPNLELMDSSQEPRHASRSGHCSGSTKTLLSSRNERGHNQCETAEFCSSSDGVDDSWLENSNCSSDFSSENGVGVCNGTQAAHLCSDGSRGSDFCLVISRKRARKEKKMSMWKSFNGEHAPAVMHRPNEKYSGSSSRQMLKELNTKEYSHRQHHVDSIQPQHGVVLKRSIKNFIHKRSNGIPFKHSETGTSHNHFTSPKENINSKSNAGSGTSHNHFTSAKQNSNCKSNVDFDKEQNIDLSRRLSNGVHCRESTCEMKSNSASEPTTLESAKGNCTSESSQLTDHVVGDFPMLKSGLQGSLRGNYAIGTGSGLQSPDSKSIETDSLVRCDVIPSVEGNHSLEKFSSSEMHLIQMTKVVNDACEVQVAADAHLSAGYPTTDLEIFLHSATPVIGHVPRVKMSNSSQDQSVRHSICQQYISNMYLRNIWEWYEEPGCYGLEVRDLSDRSSIAPHRTNSEFCAYFVPYLSAIQLFGWSAKNMDNGFGVEERNMLASSTTSLMSSQPVPAKLHKPFEQSNTFFSETSFSAHDHGELIFEYFETEQPSLRPPLFEKIKDLGSLNLSGDSEKLQNVKLCDLHPASWYCVAWYPVYRVPHGNFRASFLTYHSLGKLVQQMPSPDMSGGQHTRIVCPVVGLQGYNDKGEQWFELRCPDSSKPHCAEVVKERLRTLKQGALEMARAVIPRGSEKSSVNHHPDFEFFLSRST, from the exons ATGGTAACTGTACATGGAATTGCCAATGGTACTAGTGATGGCGCTGCCAACAGGAAGATCAATCGCCTGTTTACCCCATCAGAGAGGAAGAACCCAACCAATTTCATGTTT GAGCGTCATGTGGCTCGTCTTGAAtcaaggcagcagcagcagcagctgatgCAACAGAG GCGGTGCATCATCACGACGTTCATGCCCGATTGTCTCTACCACTTCTCTGAAAATGCATCTCCACTTATTATCTTGCATTTAAGTGTCCCAGAAGAATCTAGAAGTTATTCAGCTAATCAATCAAGGCTGCTGGTAGAGAGATCCACAGCATCCAATAGTATGTCTGATTCAGGTTTCTCAGAAAATACCTCTACCAAGACAAAGACGGATGCAAGGCATACTACAAGAAGGAAgagcaaaaagaaaaacaagaagcgcAGGCAACATTTCAGAAAGCCAACAGATGGATCTGAAATTACGTTCGCAGAGAGCAACAGCTCTACCCAATCAGTTGATATGATTGATTCTTGTGAAGGTTCGACACTTTCACCTAAGCATGTTGGTGATATACTATTTGAGGAAACCTTTTCTCCCAGTTCTTCTGTGAAAGAAGCCTCTGAAAAGGCCCCTGACAGTGAAAATGATAATGAGTACAATGGCTTTTCAGTTGCTTCAGTTTCTAGCGCGTCGTACTATGATGAGACAGAACTGTCTAGACCAACTACATCATGCTTGGAATTGTTTGGACAATGTAACAGGTACTTGGATAACATTCCAAATTTGGAACTGATGGATTCATCTCAAGAGCCTCGTCATGCCAGCAGAAGTGGACACTGTAGTGGTAGCACCAAGACACTGTTAAGTTCTAGAAATGAACGTGGACACAATCAATGTGAAACGGCAGAATTTTGCAGCTCTAGTGATGGAGTTGATGATAGTTGGCTAGAGAATTCCAACTGCAGTAGTGACTTTTCTTCTGAAAATGGTGTTGGTGTGTGCAATGGAACCCAGGCCGCCCATTTGTGCAGCGATGGTAGCAGAGGCAGTGATTTCTGTCTAGTAATTTCGAGAAAGAGAGCtagaaaagagaagaaaatgtcaaTGTGGAAGAGCTTTAATGGGGAGCATGCACCTGCTGTAATGCATCGTCCAAATGAAAAGTATAGCGGTAGCTCTTCTAGGCAGATGCTTAAGGAACTAAACACTAAGGAGTACTCACATAGACAGCATCATGTTGATAGCATTCAGCCTCAGCATGGAGTTGTGTTGAAACGCTCCATCAAGAATTTCATCCATAAGAGGAGTAATGGAATTCCATTTAAGCACTCTGAAACAGGAACAAGCCACAATCATTTTACAAGTCCAAAGGAAAACATCAATAGCAAATCAAATGCTGGATCAGGAACAAGTCACAATCATTTTACAAGTGCAAAGCAAAACAGCAATTGCAAATCGAATGTTGATTTTGACAAAGAGCAGAACATTGATTTAAGCAGAAGGCTATCCAACGGTGTGCACTGCAGAGAATCAACTTGTGAGATGAAATCAAATTCAGCTTCTGAACCTACAACTCTTGAGTCTGCAAAGGGAAATTGTACTTCAGAATCTAGTCAATTAACAGATCATGTTGTAGGAGATTTTCCCATGCTGAAAAGTGGATTACAAGGTTCACTCCGAGGCAATTATGCTATTGGGACAGGTTCTGGACTACAATCACCTG ATTCCAAGTCCATTGAAACTGACTCATTGGTCCGATGTGATGTAATTCCTTCTGTTGAAGGGAATCACAGTCTTGAAAAGTTTAGCAGTTCAGAAATGCATCTAATTCAGATGACCAAGGTTGTTAATGATGCCTGTGAGGTGCAAGTTGCTGCAGATGCCCACCTGTCTGCTGGTTATCCAACTACCGATCTTGAGATATTTCTGCATTCTGCAACTCCAGTCATTGGGCATGTTCCTCGTGTGAAAATGAGCAACTCTTCACAGGATCAGTCAGTTAGGCACTCAATTTGTCAACAATACATTTCGAATATGTACTTGAGGAATATATGGGAGTGGTATGAAGAGCCAGGGTGCTATGGGTTGGAAGTAAGAGATCTCAGTGATCGCAGTTCTATAGCACCACACCGCACCAATTCAGAGTTCTGTGCATATTTTGTTCCTTATCTATCTGCCATCCAGCTGTTTGGGTGGTCTGCAAAGAATATGGATAATGGTTTTGGTGTCGAAGAGCGAAATATGTTGGCATCAAGTACCACAAGCCTTATGAGTTCTCAACCTGTGCCTGCGAAGTTGCATAAACCATTTGAGCAAAGTAACACATTCTTTTCAGAAACATCTTTCTCTGCACATGATCATGGAGAACTCATTTTTGAATACTTCGAAACAGAGCAGCCTTCTCTTCGACCTccattgtttgaaaa AATCAAGGACCTTGGCAGCCTAAATCTCTCTGGTGATTCTGAAAAGCTGCAAAATGTGAAACTGTGTGATCTGCATCCAGCTTCTTG GTACTGTGTTGCCTGGTATCCTGTTTATCGTGTACCTCATGGGAACTTCCGTGCGTCTTTCTTGACCTACCATTCACTGGGTAAATTGGTTCAACAAATGCCCTCCCCAGATATGAGTGGTGGTCAGCACACCCGTATAGTTTGCCCAGTTGTTGGTCTGCAGGGTTACAATGACAAG GGAGAGCAGTGGTTTGAGCTGAGATGTCCAGATTCATCAAAGCCCCATTGCGCTGAAGTTGTGAAAGAGAGGCTGAGGACACTGAAGCAAGGTGCATTGGAGATGGCAAGGGCTGTCATTCCTAGGGGATCTGAGAAGTCGTCTGTGAACCACCATCCAGACTTCGAGTTCTTCTTGTCTCGGTCTACCTAG